A region of Lycium barbarum isolate Lr01 chromosome 3, ASM1917538v2, whole genome shotgun sequence DNA encodes the following proteins:
- the LOC132630016 gene encoding pre-mRNA-splicing factor ATP-dependent RNA helicase DEAH10-like, giving the protein MPSMAANNFSRNTHHHQTKGDFFARKQKIEQQRKNLPIAAVERRLLEEVRNNDTLIIVGETGSGKTTQIPQYLFKGGFCRDGGIIGITQPRRVAAITVAKRVAEECGVPLGQKVGYAIRFEDVTSGQTKIKYMTDGLLLREALLDQYLSKYSVIIVDEAHERTIHTDVLLGLLKNVQKARSKSINGLVNTDHNNSTNGHALAERTDNQNDGKKYNPLKLIIMSASLDARVFSEYFGGARAVHVQGRQFPVDIFYTHKPETDCIDAALITIFQIHLEEGPGDVLVFLTGQEEIESVERLIHERLRQLPECSRKLLTFPIFSSLPSEKQMKVFMPSPAGYRKVILATNIAETSVTIPGIKYVVDPGLVKARTYDPKMGVDSLIIVTTSKAQALQRSGRAGRDGPGKCYRLYQESFFEKLTDSTLPEIKRCDLSNVVLQLKALGIDDVINFDFIEKPDRTAIVNSLWSLYLLGAVTEENKLSDVGHQMARLPLDPVYSKALIVASQFGCLKEMLICVAMLSVESIFYAPREKLEESRNALKSFASPEGDHLTLLNVFRAADEFFQKNKTVNSVEKAEKNLRKWCKDNYINSRSLKHARDIHSQILRNVEQMGLRVTSCEDDTLLFRRCLAASFFLKAAMKQPDGAYRVTLSGLIVQIHPSSVLFRAKPECIVFNELVHTNHSYVRNVSRIDYLWLIELAPHLYAVQD; this is encoded by the exons ATGCCTTCAATGGCTGCTAATAATTTTTCAAGAAACACTCATCACCATCAAACGAAAGGGGACTTTTTTGccag GAAGCAAAAGATTGAGCAACAGAGAAAAAATTTACCAATTGCTGCAG TTGAAAGGAGACTCTTGGAGGAGGTGCGGAACAATGACACTCTGATAATTGTTGGAGAAACCGGAAGCGGAAAGACAACTC AAATACCTCAGTATCTTTTTAAAGGAGGATTTTGCCGTGATGGTGGTATCATTGGGATAACTCAACCTAGACGTGTGGCTGCTATCACTGTTGCTAAACGTGTTGCTGAGGAATGTGGAGTTCCGTTGGGTCAAAAGGTTGGATATGCTATTAGATTTGAAGATGTAACTTCTGGccaaacaaaaatcaaatatATGACAGATGGTTTGCTTCTGAG GGAAGCATTATTGGATCAATACCTCTCCAAGTATTCTGTTATTATTGTTGATGAGGCGCACGAGCGGACTATCCACACTGATGTATTGCTTGGCTTGTTaaagaatgtacagaaagcaagGTCAAAATCTATTAATGGACTGGTAAATACTGATCATAATAATTCTACTAACGGTCATGCCTTGGCGGAAAGGACTGACAATCAGAATGACGGGAAAAAGTACAACCCATTGAAATTGATCATCATGTCAGCCAGTCTGGATGCACGAGTTTTCTCCGAGTACTTTGGTGGTGCAAGAGCTGTTCATGTTCAGGGACGGCAGTTTCCTGTCGATATATTCTACACGCATAAGCCTGAGACAGATTGCATAGATGCAGCTTTGATTACTATATTTCAG ATACATCTAGAGGAGGGTCCAGGTGATGTACTTGTATTCCTTACTGGTCAAGAAGAGATTGAATCAGTTGAGAGGCTTATCCATGAACGCCTCCGACAATTACCTGAATGCAGTAGGAAGCTCttaacttttcccatattctcaTCACTTCCCTCTGAGAAGCAAATGAAAGTTTTCATGCCTTCACCAGCTGGATATCGTAAG GTGATACTGGCAACAAATATTGCTGAGACATCGGTGACTATACCTGGAATTAAGTATGTTGTTGATCCTGGACTGGTGAAAGCACGGACATATGATCCTAAGATGGGAGTTGATTCATTGATCATTGTCACAACATCTAAAGCTCAAGCTCTTCAAAGGAG tggaCGTGCAGGACGTGACGGACCTGGGAAATGCTATCGTCTGTATCAAGAAAGTTTCTTTGAGAAACTTACAGATTCTACATTACCTGAGATTAAGAGATGTGATCTCTCGAATGTTGTATTGCAGCTCAAGGCTCTAGGCATTGATGATGTCATTAACTTTGACTTCATTGAAAAACCAGACAG GACTGCGATAGTCAACTCACTATGGTCTCTCTACTTGTTGGGTGCTGTAACAGAAGAGAATAAACTTTCAGACGTTGGACATCAAATGGCCAGGCTACCCCTTGATCCAGTCTATTCTAAGGCTCTCATTGTTGCTAGCCAATTCGGCTGCTTGAAAGAAATGTTGATTTGTGTTGCTATGCTTTCGGTGGAATCTATTTTCTATGCACCCCGTGAAAAGTTGGAAGAG TCACGAAATGCGTTGAAAAGCTTTGCAAGTCCAGAGGGGGATCATTTGACATTGCTTAATGTATTCCGTGCTGCTGATGAGTTCTTTCAGAAGAACAAGACAGTAAATAGTGTAGAAAAGGCTGAAAAGAATCTTCGAAAATGGTGCAAGGATAATTATATTAACAGCCGCTCTCTAAAACATGCTCGTGATATCCACAG TCAAATTCTGAGGAATGTTGAACAAATGGGTCTTCGTGTCACTTCTTGTGAAGATGATACGCTTCTCTTCCGCAGATGCCTTGCTGCCTCGTTTTTCCTTAAAGCAGCTATGAAGCAACCTGATGGTGCATACAG GGTCACATTAAGTGGTTTGATAGTTCAAATACACCCCTCTTCCGTCTTGTTCCGAGCCAAGCCAGAGTGTATAGTTTTTAATGAACTAGTCCATACTAATCATAGTTATGTCCGTAATGTTTCTAGAATCGATTACTTGTGGCTCATTGAGCTGGCTCCCCACTTGTATGCCGTGCAAGACTAA
- the LOC132630015 gene encoding uncharacterized protein LOC132630015 isoform X2 → MSQVLNFFLGYSLPRKLDCHIGFSKFQDLPQIRPVLSYGKSSAVQKCKKIQFLLKALNLELDDHADLHSFQDEAEAGDGRDPVILPHVRTLRNFPLEELIGKVVLVRLDLTILLREKKQQQSPAARVISTIKYLHKAGAKLILTSSWSRRADSQLLKLERVAEFLSSELELKVIPVELGSGFEQSQMEDRHKLDILLLENLSRFKQEQANCSEFARRLSSGVDIFVNDAFFQSHKILASNVGITSFCYASIAGFHFDDGMSQLKKIIEMNKRPYYAIIGGANLAGKASALQFLASKCDGLVFVGDAAFQIMHAFGLPVPMKFVERESLEAANMLVEAAKARGVQIILPKDFWCLHDYYPLEMKIFPANHIMDGWKPVDVGPTTLEEMLPMLSRCKKILWIGAVKFSSSNQESAGASKLAAMLHNLSQKNCDLIVVGKQACETFVGKSSYVTADTIENASIVWEFLKGRKLHGLLALDRAYPFELNWNAIYANTTQPLVVDVGSGNGLFLFRMAKMRRDWNLLGMELNEKLVSRCLDHVSQSGMSNRYFIATNATSTFRSIVSSYPGDLVLVSIQCPNPDFNRTEHRWRMVQRSLVEAIADLLASDGKVFLQSDVKQVAVRMKEEFMKYGKGKLTVVHDLEDNTRTQDGWLKENPFGIRSDWEQHVIDRGAPMYRLLLLKSSPSG, encoded by the exons ATGAGTCAGGTTCTAAATTTCTTCTTAGGATACTCTTTACCAAGAAAATTAGATTGTCACATTGGTTTTTCAAAGTTTCAAGATTTGCCACAAATTAGACCAGTTTTGTCTTATGGGAAGTCTTCTgcagtacaaaaatgtaaaaagattcaatttttacTGAAAG cttTGAATTTGGAGCTGGATGATCATGCTGATTTGCATTCATTTCAAGACGAG GCTGAAGCTGGTGATGGGAGAGATCCAGTTATTTTACCTCACGTGCGAACCCTTAGAAACTTTCCACTGGAGGAGCTAATTGGAAAAGTTGTCTTGGTCAGATTGGATTTGACCATCTTGCTAAGGGAGAAGAAGCAACAACAGTCTCCAGCAGCTCGTGTAATTTCAACCATCAAGTATCTACACAAAGCTGGGGCAAAATTAATTCTAACAAGTAGCTGGAGTCGGAGAGCTGATTCACAGCTTCTCAAATTGGAACGTGTTGCAG AATTTCTGTCTTCGGAACTTGAACTAAAAGTCATACCAGTGGAGCTTGGTTCTGGATTTGAGCAGTCTCAGATGGAAGACAGACATAAATTAGACATCCTTCTGCTTGAGAACCTTTCTCGGTTTAAGCAGGAGCAAGCCAATTGTTCAGAGTTTGCACGACGCCTATCATCTGGGGTGGATATCTTTGTTAATGATGCATTTTTCCAATCACATAAGATTCTTGCATCAAATGTTGGTATTACCAGCTTCTGCTATGCCTCCATTGCGGGATTTCACTTTGATGATGGAATGTCTCAACTGAAGAAGATAATCGAGATGAACAAGAGGCCCTATTACGCAATA ATTGGTGGAGCTAATCTCGCTGGGAAAGCATCAGCCTTGCAATTTTTGGCATCTAAATGTGACGGTTTAGTGTTTGTTGGAGATGCTGCATTTCAAATAATGCATGCTTTTGGATTACCTGTTCCTATGAAATTCGTGGAACGAGAATCATTAGAGGCAGCCAATATGCTAGTTGAGGCTGCAAAGGCGAGAGGAGTGCAAATCATATTACCAAAAGACTTTTGGTGCCTACATGATTATTATCCACTAGAGATGAAGATTTTTCCTGCTAATCATATCATGGATG GATGGAAACCTGTTGATGTTGGACCCACCACATTGGAGGAAATGCTTCCCATGCTTTCAAGATGCAAG AAAATTTTATGGATTGGAGCTGTAAAGTTCAGCTCATCAAATCAAGAATCTGCTGGAGCATCCAAATTGGCTGCAATGCTTCATAATCTTAGTCAAAAAAACTGTGATCTTATTGTGGTTGGCAAACAGGCATGTGAGACATTTGTTGGGAAATCAAGCTATGTAACAGCTGATACGATTGAAAACGCTTCCATTGTCTGGGAGTTTCTGAAAGGGAGAAAGCTTCATGGGCTCTTGGCACTAGATAGA GCATACCCATTTGAGTTGAATTGGAATGCTATATATGCTAATACGACCCAACCTCTTGTTGTTGACGTAGGAAGTG GCAATGGCTTATTTCTGTTCAGAATGGCAAAGATGAGGAGGGATTGGAACCTTCTTGGGATGGAGTTAAATGAAAAG TTGGTGAGCCGTTGTCTTGATCACGTTTCTCAATCTGGCATGTCAAATAG ATACTTCATAGCAACAAATGCCACATCAACATTTCGCTCCATTGTTTCCAGTTACCCTGGTGATCTGGTTCTTGTGTCAATTCAG TGTCCAAATCCAGATTTCAATAGAACAGAACACCGATGGAGGATGGTGCAGAGATCATTAGTTGAAGCAATAGCGGACTTGCTGGCTTCTGATGGGAAG GTATTTCTCCAATCTGATGTAAAACAAGTTGCCGTGAGAATGAAAGAAGAATTTATGAAATATGGAAAGGGCAAGCTCACAGTAGTGCATGATTTGGAAGATAACACCAGGACTCAAGATGGGTGGTTGAAGGAAAATCCCTTTGGTATTCGATCAGATTGGGAGCAACATGTTATAGACCGTGGAGCTCCTATGTACAGATTACTGCTATTGAAATCTTCGCCTTCTGGGTGA
- the LOC132630015 gene encoding uncharacterized protein LOC132630015 isoform X1 — MSACSSKLIQSKQERMSQVLNFFLGYSLPRKLDCHIGFSKFQDLPQIRPVLSYGKSSAVQKCKKIQFLLKALNLELDDHADLHSFQDEAEAGDGRDPVILPHVRTLRNFPLEELIGKVVLVRLDLTILLREKKQQQSPAARVISTIKYLHKAGAKLILTSSWSRRADSQLLKLERVAEFLSSELELKVIPVELGSGFEQSQMEDRHKLDILLLENLSRFKQEQANCSEFARRLSSGVDIFVNDAFFQSHKILASNVGITSFCYASIAGFHFDDGMSQLKKIIEMNKRPYYAIIGGANLAGKASALQFLASKCDGLVFVGDAAFQIMHAFGLPVPMKFVERESLEAANMLVEAAKARGVQIILPKDFWCLHDYYPLEMKIFPANHIMDGWKPVDVGPTTLEEMLPMLSRCKKILWIGAVKFSSSNQESAGASKLAAMLHNLSQKNCDLIVVGKQACETFVGKSSYVTADTIENASIVWEFLKGRKLHGLLALDRAYPFELNWNAIYANTTQPLVVDVGSGNGLFLFRMAKMRRDWNLLGMELNEKLVSRCLDHVSQSGMSNRYFIATNATSTFRSIVSSYPGDLVLVSIQCPNPDFNRTEHRWRMVQRSLVEAIADLLASDGKVFLQSDVKQVAVRMKEEFMKYGKGKLTVVHDLEDNTRTQDGWLKENPFGIRSDWEQHVIDRGAPMYRLLLLKSSPSG, encoded by the exons ATGTCGG cCTGTAGTTCCAAATTGATTCAAAGTAAACAAGAAAGGATGAGTCAGGTTCTAAATTTCTTCTTAGGATACTCTTTACCAAGAAAATTAGATTGTCACATTGGTTTTTCAAAGTTTCAAGATTTGCCACAAATTAGACCAGTTTTGTCTTATGGGAAGTCTTCTgcagtacaaaaatgtaaaaagattcaatttttacTGAAAG cttTGAATTTGGAGCTGGATGATCATGCTGATTTGCATTCATTTCAAGACGAG GCTGAAGCTGGTGATGGGAGAGATCCAGTTATTTTACCTCACGTGCGAACCCTTAGAAACTTTCCACTGGAGGAGCTAATTGGAAAAGTTGTCTTGGTCAGATTGGATTTGACCATCTTGCTAAGGGAGAAGAAGCAACAACAGTCTCCAGCAGCTCGTGTAATTTCAACCATCAAGTATCTACACAAAGCTGGGGCAAAATTAATTCTAACAAGTAGCTGGAGTCGGAGAGCTGATTCACAGCTTCTCAAATTGGAACGTGTTGCAG AATTTCTGTCTTCGGAACTTGAACTAAAAGTCATACCAGTGGAGCTTGGTTCTGGATTTGAGCAGTCTCAGATGGAAGACAGACATAAATTAGACATCCTTCTGCTTGAGAACCTTTCTCGGTTTAAGCAGGAGCAAGCCAATTGTTCAGAGTTTGCACGACGCCTATCATCTGGGGTGGATATCTTTGTTAATGATGCATTTTTCCAATCACATAAGATTCTTGCATCAAATGTTGGTATTACCAGCTTCTGCTATGCCTCCATTGCGGGATTTCACTTTGATGATGGAATGTCTCAACTGAAGAAGATAATCGAGATGAACAAGAGGCCCTATTACGCAATA ATTGGTGGAGCTAATCTCGCTGGGAAAGCATCAGCCTTGCAATTTTTGGCATCTAAATGTGACGGTTTAGTGTTTGTTGGAGATGCTGCATTTCAAATAATGCATGCTTTTGGATTACCTGTTCCTATGAAATTCGTGGAACGAGAATCATTAGAGGCAGCCAATATGCTAGTTGAGGCTGCAAAGGCGAGAGGAGTGCAAATCATATTACCAAAAGACTTTTGGTGCCTACATGATTATTATCCACTAGAGATGAAGATTTTTCCTGCTAATCATATCATGGATG GATGGAAACCTGTTGATGTTGGACCCACCACATTGGAGGAAATGCTTCCCATGCTTTCAAGATGCAAG AAAATTTTATGGATTGGAGCTGTAAAGTTCAGCTCATCAAATCAAGAATCTGCTGGAGCATCCAAATTGGCTGCAATGCTTCATAATCTTAGTCAAAAAAACTGTGATCTTATTGTGGTTGGCAAACAGGCATGTGAGACATTTGTTGGGAAATCAAGCTATGTAACAGCTGATACGATTGAAAACGCTTCCATTGTCTGGGAGTTTCTGAAAGGGAGAAAGCTTCATGGGCTCTTGGCACTAGATAGA GCATACCCATTTGAGTTGAATTGGAATGCTATATATGCTAATACGACCCAACCTCTTGTTGTTGACGTAGGAAGTG GCAATGGCTTATTTCTGTTCAGAATGGCAAAGATGAGGAGGGATTGGAACCTTCTTGGGATGGAGTTAAATGAAAAG TTGGTGAGCCGTTGTCTTGATCACGTTTCTCAATCTGGCATGTCAAATAG ATACTTCATAGCAACAAATGCCACATCAACATTTCGCTCCATTGTTTCCAGTTACCCTGGTGATCTGGTTCTTGTGTCAATTCAG TGTCCAAATCCAGATTTCAATAGAACAGAACACCGATGGAGGATGGTGCAGAGATCATTAGTTGAAGCAATAGCGGACTTGCTGGCTTCTGATGGGAAG GTATTTCTCCAATCTGATGTAAAACAAGTTGCCGTGAGAATGAAAGAAGAATTTATGAAATATGGAAAGGGCAAGCTCACAGTAGTGCATGATTTGGAAGATAACACCAGGACTCAAGATGGGTGGTTGAAGGAAAATCCCTTTGGTATTCGATCAGATTGGGAGCAACATGTTATAGACCGTGGAGCTCCTATGTACAGATTACTGCTATTGAAATCTTCGCCTTCTGGGTGA
- the LOC132630015 gene encoding uncharacterized protein LOC132630015 isoform X3 — protein MSACSSKLIQSKQERMSQVLNFFLGYSLPRKLDCHIGFSKFQDLPQIRPVLSYGKSSAVQKCKKIQFLLKALNLELDDHADLHSFQDEAEAGDGRDPVILPHVRTLRNFPLEELIGKVVLVRLDLTILLREKKQQQSPAARVISTIKYLHKAGAKLILTSSWSRRADSQLLKLERVAEFLSSELELKVIPVELGSGFEQSQMEDRHKLDILLLENLSRFKQEQANCSEFARRLSSGVDIFVNDAFFQSHKILASNVGITSFCYASIAGFHFDDGMSQLKKIIEMNKRPYYAIIGGANLAGKASALQFLASKCDGLVFVGDAAFQIMHAFGLPVPMKFVERESLEAANMLVEAAKARGVQIILPKDFWCLHDYYPLEMKIFPANHIMDGWKPVDVGPTTLEEMLPMLSRCKAYPFELNWNAIYANTTQPLVVDVGSGNGLFLFRMAKMRRDWNLLGMELNEKLVSRCLDHVSQSGMSNRYFIATNATSTFRSIVSSYPGDLVLVSIQCPNPDFNRTEHRWRMVQRSLVEAIADLLASDGKVFLQSDVKQVAVRMKEEFMKYGKGKLTVVHDLEDNTRTQDGWLKENPFGIRSDWEQHVIDRGAPMYRLLLLKSSPSG, from the exons ATGTCGG cCTGTAGTTCCAAATTGATTCAAAGTAAACAAGAAAGGATGAGTCAGGTTCTAAATTTCTTCTTAGGATACTCTTTACCAAGAAAATTAGATTGTCACATTGGTTTTTCAAAGTTTCAAGATTTGCCACAAATTAGACCAGTTTTGTCTTATGGGAAGTCTTCTgcagtacaaaaatgtaaaaagattcaatttttacTGAAAG cttTGAATTTGGAGCTGGATGATCATGCTGATTTGCATTCATTTCAAGACGAG GCTGAAGCTGGTGATGGGAGAGATCCAGTTATTTTACCTCACGTGCGAACCCTTAGAAACTTTCCACTGGAGGAGCTAATTGGAAAAGTTGTCTTGGTCAGATTGGATTTGACCATCTTGCTAAGGGAGAAGAAGCAACAACAGTCTCCAGCAGCTCGTGTAATTTCAACCATCAAGTATCTACACAAAGCTGGGGCAAAATTAATTCTAACAAGTAGCTGGAGTCGGAGAGCTGATTCACAGCTTCTCAAATTGGAACGTGTTGCAG AATTTCTGTCTTCGGAACTTGAACTAAAAGTCATACCAGTGGAGCTTGGTTCTGGATTTGAGCAGTCTCAGATGGAAGACAGACATAAATTAGACATCCTTCTGCTTGAGAACCTTTCTCGGTTTAAGCAGGAGCAAGCCAATTGTTCAGAGTTTGCACGACGCCTATCATCTGGGGTGGATATCTTTGTTAATGATGCATTTTTCCAATCACATAAGATTCTTGCATCAAATGTTGGTATTACCAGCTTCTGCTATGCCTCCATTGCGGGATTTCACTTTGATGATGGAATGTCTCAACTGAAGAAGATAATCGAGATGAACAAGAGGCCCTATTACGCAATA ATTGGTGGAGCTAATCTCGCTGGGAAAGCATCAGCCTTGCAATTTTTGGCATCTAAATGTGACGGTTTAGTGTTTGTTGGAGATGCTGCATTTCAAATAATGCATGCTTTTGGATTACCTGTTCCTATGAAATTCGTGGAACGAGAATCATTAGAGGCAGCCAATATGCTAGTTGAGGCTGCAAAGGCGAGAGGAGTGCAAATCATATTACCAAAAGACTTTTGGTGCCTACATGATTATTATCCACTAGAGATGAAGATTTTTCCTGCTAATCATATCATGGATG GATGGAAACCTGTTGATGTTGGACCCACCACATTGGAGGAAATGCTTCCCATGCTTTCAAGATGCAAG GCATACCCATTTGAGTTGAATTGGAATGCTATATATGCTAATACGACCCAACCTCTTGTTGTTGACGTAGGAAGTG GCAATGGCTTATTTCTGTTCAGAATGGCAAAGATGAGGAGGGATTGGAACCTTCTTGGGATGGAGTTAAATGAAAAG TTGGTGAGCCGTTGTCTTGATCACGTTTCTCAATCTGGCATGTCAAATAG ATACTTCATAGCAACAAATGCCACATCAACATTTCGCTCCATTGTTTCCAGTTACCCTGGTGATCTGGTTCTTGTGTCAATTCAG TGTCCAAATCCAGATTTCAATAGAACAGAACACCGATGGAGGATGGTGCAGAGATCATTAGTTGAAGCAATAGCGGACTTGCTGGCTTCTGATGGGAAG GTATTTCTCCAATCTGATGTAAAACAAGTTGCCGTGAGAATGAAAGAAGAATTTATGAAATATGGAAAGGGCAAGCTCACAGTAGTGCATGATTTGGAAGATAACACCAGGACTCAAGATGGGTGGTTGAAGGAAAATCCCTTTGGTATTCGATCAGATTGGGAGCAACATGTTATAGACCGTGGAGCTCCTATGTACAGATTACTGCTATTGAAATCTTCGCCTTCTGGGTGA
- the LOC132630015 gene encoding uncharacterized protein LOC132630015 isoform X4, giving the protein MSACSSKLIQSKQERMSQVLNFFLGYSLPRKLDCHIGFSKFQDLPQIRPVLSYGKSSAVQKCKKIQFLLKALNLELDDHADLHSFQDEAEAGDGRDPVILPHVRTLRNFPLEELIGKVVLVRLDLTILLREKKQQQSPAARVISTIKYLHKAGAKLILTSSWSRRADSQLLKLERVAEFLSSELELKVIPVELGSGFEQSQMEDRHKLDILLLENLSRFKQEQANCSEFARRLSSGVDIFVNDAFFQSHKILASNVGITSFCYASIAGFHFDDGMSQLKKIIEMNKRPYYAIIGGANLAGKASALQFLASKCDGLVFVGDAAFQIMHAFGLPVPMKFVERESLEAANMLVEAAKARGVQIILPKDFWCLHDYYPLEMKIFPANHIMDGWKPVDVGPTTLEEMLPMLSRCKKILWIGAVKFSSSNQESAGASKLAAMLHNLSQKNCDLIVVGKQACETFVGKSSYVTADTIENASIVWEFLKGRKLHGLLALDRAYPFELNWNAIYANTTQPLVVDVGSGNGLFLFRMAKMRRDWNLLGMELNEKLVSRCLDHVSQSGMSNSVQIQISIEQNTDGGWCRDH; this is encoded by the exons ATGTCGG cCTGTAGTTCCAAATTGATTCAAAGTAAACAAGAAAGGATGAGTCAGGTTCTAAATTTCTTCTTAGGATACTCTTTACCAAGAAAATTAGATTGTCACATTGGTTTTTCAAAGTTTCAAGATTTGCCACAAATTAGACCAGTTTTGTCTTATGGGAAGTCTTCTgcagtacaaaaatgtaaaaagattcaatttttacTGAAAG cttTGAATTTGGAGCTGGATGATCATGCTGATTTGCATTCATTTCAAGACGAG GCTGAAGCTGGTGATGGGAGAGATCCAGTTATTTTACCTCACGTGCGAACCCTTAGAAACTTTCCACTGGAGGAGCTAATTGGAAAAGTTGTCTTGGTCAGATTGGATTTGACCATCTTGCTAAGGGAGAAGAAGCAACAACAGTCTCCAGCAGCTCGTGTAATTTCAACCATCAAGTATCTACACAAAGCTGGGGCAAAATTAATTCTAACAAGTAGCTGGAGTCGGAGAGCTGATTCACAGCTTCTCAAATTGGAACGTGTTGCAG AATTTCTGTCTTCGGAACTTGAACTAAAAGTCATACCAGTGGAGCTTGGTTCTGGATTTGAGCAGTCTCAGATGGAAGACAGACATAAATTAGACATCCTTCTGCTTGAGAACCTTTCTCGGTTTAAGCAGGAGCAAGCCAATTGTTCAGAGTTTGCACGACGCCTATCATCTGGGGTGGATATCTTTGTTAATGATGCATTTTTCCAATCACATAAGATTCTTGCATCAAATGTTGGTATTACCAGCTTCTGCTATGCCTCCATTGCGGGATTTCACTTTGATGATGGAATGTCTCAACTGAAGAAGATAATCGAGATGAACAAGAGGCCCTATTACGCAATA ATTGGTGGAGCTAATCTCGCTGGGAAAGCATCAGCCTTGCAATTTTTGGCATCTAAATGTGACGGTTTAGTGTTTGTTGGAGATGCTGCATTTCAAATAATGCATGCTTTTGGATTACCTGTTCCTATGAAATTCGTGGAACGAGAATCATTAGAGGCAGCCAATATGCTAGTTGAGGCTGCAAAGGCGAGAGGAGTGCAAATCATATTACCAAAAGACTTTTGGTGCCTACATGATTATTATCCACTAGAGATGAAGATTTTTCCTGCTAATCATATCATGGATG GATGGAAACCTGTTGATGTTGGACCCACCACATTGGAGGAAATGCTTCCCATGCTTTCAAGATGCAAG AAAATTTTATGGATTGGAGCTGTAAAGTTCAGCTCATCAAATCAAGAATCTGCTGGAGCATCCAAATTGGCTGCAATGCTTCATAATCTTAGTCAAAAAAACTGTGATCTTATTGTGGTTGGCAAACAGGCATGTGAGACATTTGTTGGGAAATCAAGCTATGTAACAGCTGATACGATTGAAAACGCTTCCATTGTCTGGGAGTTTCTGAAAGGGAGAAAGCTTCATGGGCTCTTGGCACTAGATAGA GCATACCCATTTGAGTTGAATTGGAATGCTATATATGCTAATACGACCCAACCTCTTGTTGTTGACGTAGGAAGTG GCAATGGCTTATTTCTGTTCAGAATGGCAAAGATGAGGAGGGATTGGAACCTTCTTGGGATGGAGTTAAATGAAAAG TTGGTGAGCCGTTGTCTTGATCACGTTTCTCAATCTGGCATGTCAAATAG TGTCCAAATCCAGATTTCAATAGAACAGAACACCGATGGAGGATGGTGCAGAGATCATTAG